In Thioalkalivibrio paradoxus ARh 1, the following are encoded in one genomic region:
- a CDS encoding fibronectin type III domain-containing protein → MRTFARQVLVAMLLSLAFAASAAANGLFVPLEAAQADSAAALGSVPLAAHRVRDVAIDPAYLAQRIAPPDVDHVQGRLGLVPAPATVRLELFPGIVADLERTSISEAFGGGFVWTGEGRGPSAAWADLVIRDGRITGHVTVFGTEPRAYRIDPLPNEGLHRITELDSALFPAEAHPRGEGHDHGHDHEHGHDDHDHAHETKAEHLPQGSSAAENTTIVDVLITYTSAAAAMVSDIQAQANLAISLSNTAFTRSGVLVQYRLVGTHLVSGYTEPSSYSTLLHDLTNGILAPFQTVHTLRNSTGADLVALLVDNQQYCGIAWRPNMPSASTAQWGYSVTTIGCISNHTFAHELGHNFGLHHDRYVSDPAPNTAYNYGYVNLAGRFRTVMAYQNQCTDSGFSCTRINNFSNPAVLHEGRATGIPAGTTGAAHAQRWKNEVREIIAAYRPAAGPPNNLFANRINISVPGTVTGTNVGATSEPGQPTIATSNSNNAVWWRFTPANNCAATIDTFGSNFDTTLATFTGSAVNALTQVAANDDAGGGLQSRVEFQAMAGTEYQIAVAGYNNATGNITLNVDCPVQGPSVTTNPATSIGQDSATLNATVNPNGVESAYLFQYGTTTSYGTTIDGENIGAGTNTQNVSRTITELSCGTTYNFQAVAGNVNQQLAYGGNQTFTTLACATRIIRLTGGLSFGDVTVGQSSQRTLTIHNDGNSTLNVSSISYPSGFSGNWSGNIPAGSSRDVTVTFAPTAAQNYSGSLTVYSNRTSGTNTLTVSGVGVVPSQPPSAVTNAATNITMHSATLNASINPNGTPTIYWFDYGPTISYGSTTAAHSAGSGTSNVSGTDTVTGLQCGTTYHFRVRASNSDGFDSNGDDETFATDACDAPTTPSNLSAIDVEPTSARLVWEASTDNSGSGLAGYKIEYCTGAECSDFFEIGTAVGTDVTIEPLSPDRTYRLRVRAYDNDGNHSEYSNIVSFTTPLPEVTPVQLQNGVAVHELSGDQGSQQFFSIEIPADRTELRVEIWGGSGGIVDLYVRHGQVPTLDNWDCRPYLWGSEETCVATNPQAGTHYVMIHGYEAYTGLSLRATYTPAQGAVCGPDDDHTVTAGPQPGATKEVAGCRSIFVENGVIVPATGSLELVARERIVFRPGVRVIAGGQLSARVDSTYPSSASPALAEQGSVAVGAPGAESTRATRWWIPEADDARRREGVAATATEERAGAPISIGDGDPGSVEESDLTAPAGLDAIPGDGSVALRWETVPEADRYHVYWSRNPGIHPFTAASYEGFLGNVPDARAIVADLENDRDYFFVVTATRGGRESAASIEVGATPEAGPVLIAGRYALEALDAPTVVDLDTGLEWRRCALGQQWDGAACTGSAGSYSHAEAQQATAAFNRSRASEEPQWRLPEVGELQGLVYCTSGTPAHFPDGTGCWGSHGIPTLEPTVFPTGSAAGGWFWSRSTHTDGQAWGVDFNRGTAQPYQASAFSGVRLVRPASEGDNE, encoded by the coding sequence ATGCGGACCTTTGCGCGCCAAGTTCTTGTGGCGATGCTTCTATCGCTTGCGTTTGCCGCATCGGCTGCGGCCAACGGGTTGTTCGTGCCGCTAGAGGCCGCGCAGGCCGACAGTGCCGCAGCTCTGGGCAGCGTCCCGCTTGCCGCCCACCGGGTGCGTGACGTAGCGATCGATCCGGCTTATCTGGCCCAGCGGATCGCACCTCCCGATGTCGACCACGTCCAGGGGCGCCTTGGCCTTGTCCCGGCGCCGGCGACGGTTCGGCTCGAGCTTTTCCCAGGGATCGTCGCCGATCTGGAACGCACCTCGATCTCGGAGGCCTTCGGCGGCGGGTTCGTCTGGACCGGCGAGGGCCGTGGCCCCTCGGCCGCCTGGGCCGACCTAGTGATCCGCGACGGACGCATCACCGGCCATGTCACGGTCTTCGGCACCGAACCGCGCGCCTACCGCATCGATCCTTTACCGAACGAGGGTCTGCATCGGATCACCGAGCTGGACAGCGCCCTGTTCCCCGCCGAGGCGCATCCGCGGGGCGAGGGCCATGATCACGGCCATGATCATGAACACGGGCATGATGACCACGACCACGCCCATGAGACCAAGGCCGAGCACCTGCCGCAGGGCAGCTCCGCCGCCGAGAACACGACCATTGTCGATGTGTTGATCACCTATACCAGCGCCGCCGCCGCCATGGTCTCCGATATCCAAGCCCAGGCCAATCTGGCGATCTCGCTCTCCAACACGGCCTTCACACGCAGCGGCGTGCTGGTCCAATATCGCCTCGTCGGCACGCATCTGGTGTCCGGCTACACCGAGCCCAGCAGCTATAGTACCCTTTTACACGACCTGACCAACGGCATCCTGGCGCCGTTCCAGACCGTCCATACCCTGCGCAACAGCACCGGCGCGGACTTGGTCGCCCTGCTGGTGGACAACCAGCAGTACTGCGGGATCGCTTGGCGGCCGAACATGCCCTCGGCGAGCACGGCCCAATGGGGGTACTCAGTCACGACGATCGGCTGCATCAGCAACCACACCTTCGCCCATGAACTGGGGCACAACTTCGGCCTGCACCACGACCGCTATGTCAGCGATCCGGCGCCGAACACGGCCTACAACTATGGCTATGTCAACTTGGCCGGGCGGTTCCGGACGGTCATGGCCTACCAGAACCAGTGCACGGACTCGGGCTTTTCCTGCACGCGGATCAACAACTTCTCGAACCCCGCCGTCCTTCATGAAGGCCGAGCCACCGGGATCCCGGCAGGGACGACCGGTGCCGCCCATGCCCAGCGCTGGAAGAACGAGGTGCGCGAGATCATCGCCGCCTACCGGCCGGCCGCCGGACCGCCGAACAACCTGTTCGCCAACCGGATCAATATCTCGGTGCCGGGCACGGTAACGGGGACTAATGTCGGCGCAACGTCCGAACCCGGGCAGCCGACGATTGCCACATCGAACAGCAATAACGCCGTGTGGTGGCGCTTCACCCCTGCGAACAACTGCGCGGCGACCATCGACACTTTCGGCAGCAACTTCGACACGACGCTGGCGACCTTCACCGGCTCGGCGGTCAATGCGCTGACCCAGGTTGCGGCCAACGACGATGCCGGCGGTGGCTTACAATCGCGCGTGGAGTTCCAGGCAATGGCCGGCACTGAATACCAGATCGCCGTCGCAGGTTACAACAACGCCACCGGCAACATTACGCTCAACGTCGACTGCCCGGTACAGGGACCTTCCGTGACTACCAATCCTGCAACTAGCATTGGACAAGATAGCGCCACACTGAACGCCACGGTAAATCCGAATGGTGTGGAGTCTGCTTATCTCTTTCAATATGGAACGACAACGAGCTACGGCACTACTATTGACGGGGAAAACATAGGTGCTGGCACGAATACACAGAATGTTTCTCGAACGATTACTGAGTTAAGTTGTGGCACCACATACAATTTTCAAGCTGTGGCGGGCAACGTTAATCAGCAGCTAGCCTATGGTGGAAACCAAACGTTCACCACCCTTGCCTGTGCCACCCGCATCATTCGCCTAACTGGAGGCCTGTCTTTCGGCGATGTCACCGTTGGGCAAAGCAGCCAACGCACACTAACTATCCACAACGACGGCAACAGCACTCTGAACGTCTCGTCGATCTCGTACCCCAGCGGCTTCAGCGGCAACTGGAGCGGAAACATCCCCGCCGGCAGCTCACGCGATGTCACGGTGACCTTCGCACCCACCGCCGCACAGAACTATTCCGGTTCCTTGACCGTCTACTCGAACCGAACCTCGGGTACCAACACCCTGACCGTGTCCGGTGTAGGCGTTGTTCCTTCCCAGCCGCCCTCGGCGGTAACCAATGCTGCAACCAACATTACTATGCACAGCGCCACGCTGAATGCGTCCATCAATCCGAACGGGACTCCCACCATCTATTGGTTCGACTACGGACCCACGATCAGCTACGGCTCGACTACTGCTGCTCACTCTGCGGGCTCTGGCACCTCCAACGTCAGTGGCACTGACACCGTTACAGGCCTCCAGTGTGGCACCACGTATCATTTCCGGGTGCGCGCGAGCAACTCCGACGGGTTCGACAGCAATGGAGACGACGAGACTTTTGCTACTGATGCCTGCGACGCGCCAACCACACCAAGTAATCTTTCGGCCATAGATGTTGAGCCCACATCGGCTCGCCTTGTCTGGGAGGCCTCAACGGACAACAGCGGCTCTGGGCTGGCGGGGTACAAGATCGAGTATTGCACCGGAGCTGAATGCTCAGACTTTTTCGAGATCGGCACCGCCGTCGGCACAGACGTAACTATTGAACCCCTGAGTCCCGATAGGACCTACCGCTTGCGCGTTCGAGCCTATGACAACGATGGTAACCACAGCGAATATTCCAACATCGTCAGCTTTACCACCCCGCTACCCGAGGTTACACCGGTCCAACTACAAAATGGTGTCGCCGTACACGAGCTCAGTGGTGACCAGGGCAGCCAGCAATTCTTCAGTATCGAAATCCCTGCCGATCGCACCGAGCTGCGCGTGGAAATCTGGGGGGGCAGCGGCGGCATTGTCGACCTCTACGTCCGCCACGGGCAGGTGCCCACCTTGGATAATTGGGACTGCCGACCGTACTTATGGGGCAGCGAGGAAACCTGTGTCGCAACGAATCCTCAGGCCGGTACGCATTATGTGATGATCCATGGATACGAGGCGTACACGGGTCTATCCCTGCGGGCAACCTACACCCCAGCGCAGGGCGCCGTGTGCGGCCCCGACGACGACCATACCGTCACCGCCGGTCCGCAACCGGGCGCCACCAAGGAAGTGGCCGGCTGCCGTTCAATCTTCGTGGAGAACGGGGTGATCGTGCCGGCCACGGGTAGCCTGGAACTGGTCGCGCGCGAGCGCATCGTGTTCCGGCCAGGTGTCCGGGTTATTGCGGGTGGCCAGTTGTCGGCCCGAGTAGATTCGACTTATCCATCGTCTGCGTCCCCGGCATTGGCCGAACAGGGTTCGGTGGCCGTGGGAGCGCCGGGCGCAGAATCTACGCGGGCCACTCGGTGGTGGATACCCGAAGCCGACGATGCCCGCAGGCGTGAAGGCGTGGCAGCTACAGCGACCGAGGAACGCGCCGGTGCTCCGATTTCGATCGGGGACGGCGATCCGGGCAGCGTTGAGGAAAGCGATTTGACCGCACCGGCCGGGCTCGACGCGATACCCGGCGATGGCTCGGTGGCGCTGCGCTGGGAAACCGTGCCGGAAGCCGACAGGTACCATGTGTATTGGTCGCGGAATCCCGGCATTCACCCGTTCACGGCTGCTTCTTACGAGGGTTTCCTGGGGAATGTGCCCGACGCGCGAGCGATCGTCGCCGACCTGGAGAACGATCGCGACTACTTCTTCGTAGTCACCGCCACCCGCGGGGGCCGCGAGAGTGCGGCCAGCATCGAAGTCGGCGCGACTCCGGAAGCAGGTCCGGTGCTGATTGCCGGCCGCTACGCTTTGGAAGCGCTCGACGCCCCGACCGTGGTGGATCTCGATACCGGGCTCGAATGGCGGCGCTGTGCGCTGGGCCAACAGTGGGATGGCGCTGCCTGCACCGGTTCCGCCGGTTCCTACAGCCACGCTGAGGCCCAGCAGGCAACGGCCGCGTTCAACCGCTCGCGTGCGTCGGAAGAACCCCAATGGCGGTTGCCCGAGGTCGGAGAACTCCAGGGGCTCGTGTACTGCACCAGCGGCACTCCCGCGCACTTCCCCGATGGCACCGGGTGCTGGGGCAGCCATGGCATTCCGACGCTGGAGCCCACGGTGTTCCCCACCGGCTCCGCCGCCGGCGGCTGGTTCTGGTCGCGCTCCACTCACACTGATGGCCAGGCCTGGGGCGTGGACTTCAACCGCGGCACCGCCCAGCCCTACCAGGCTTCCGCCTTCAGCGGCGTGAGGCTGGTGCGGCCGGCTTCTGAGGGGGATAACGAATGA
- a CDS encoding fibronectin type III domain-containing protein, with product MFLLILFSPPVLAGNFERPVTGHTVTQEYNAYGQVVPGHYHTGTDYWSSNREVRATSHGVVVRKQINGEGCAPSCNGPGCGCLDRGLGNTVIVEHTLTNGEKVYSLYAHLQHFQSGINIGTCVQPGTLIGEMGGSGYGLSNYYGAHLHFEIKNANVLHNPSGSGQYWGYTPGNANTYGYQDPYAYIVSPANQVAVSCDIAQAPTVTTNPATGISQNSATLNATVNPNGASTMGGFQYGTTSAYGSIVTFADAGSGTSAISRSSTVSGLACGTQYHFRAYALNSAGTTFGNNQTFTTSACPVQAPTASTNPATSIGQNAATLNASINPNGASTSYWFEYGLTTSYGSTTPSQSAGSGTSSVSGSRSISGLQCGTTYNFRVRASNSGGTSNGSNRTFTTSACPVDAPTVTTNPATSIGQNAATLNASINPNGASTTYRFDFGTTTNYDSDTTSQSAGSGTSSVSGSQVISGLHCGTTYHFRVRASNSGGTSIGSNRTFTTSACPVDAPTTPSNLSAIDVEPTSARLVWEASTDNSGSGLAGYKIEYCTGAECSDFVEIGTAGSTDVTIEPLSPDRTYRLRVRAYDNDGNHSEYSNIVSFTTPLPEVTPVQLQNGVAVHELSGDQGSQQFFSIEIPADRTELRVEIWGGSGGIVDLYVRHGQVPTLDNWDCRPYLWGSEETCVATNPQAGTHYVMIHGYEAYTGLSLRATYTPAQGAVCGPDDDHTVTAGPQPGATKEVAGCRSIFVENGVIVPATGSLELVARERIVFRPGVRVVAGGQLSARVDSTYPSSASPALAEQGSVAVGAPGAESTRATRWWIPEADDARRREGVAATATEERAGAPISIGDGDPGSVEESDLTAPAGLDAIPGDGSVALRWETVPEADRYHVYWSRNPGIHPFTAASYEGFLGNVPDARAIVADLENDRDYFFVVTATRGGRESAASIEVGATPEAGPVLIAGRYALEALDAPTVVDLDTGLEWRRCALGQQWDGAACTGSAGSYSHAEAQQATAAFNRSRASEEPEWRLPEVGELQGLVYCTSGTPAHFPDGTGCWGSHGIPTLEPTVFPTGSAAGGWFWSRSTHTDGQAWGVDFNRGTAQPYQASAFSGVRLVRPASPAGDQ from the coding sequence TTGTTCCTGCTGATTTTATTTTCGCCCCCCGTATTAGCGGGGAATTTCGAGCGACCAGTGACCGGTCACACTGTAACCCAAGAGTATAACGCCTACGGACAAGTGGTTCCCGGGCATTATCACACCGGAACGGACTATTGGAGCAGCAACCGCGAGGTGCGCGCAACAAGTCACGGGGTGGTGGTTCGAAAACAAATAAACGGTGAAGGTTGCGCTCCAAGCTGCAATGGCCCCGGTTGCGGCTGCCTTGATCGTGGATTGGGTAATACCGTAATCGTTGAGCATACACTCACCAATGGAGAAAAAGTCTATAGTCTTTATGCTCATCTACAACATTTTCAAAGCGGCATTAACATTGGAACCTGTGTGCAGCCAGGCACCCTTATTGGGGAAATGGGTGGGTCAGGATATGGGCTTTCAAACTATTATGGCGCCCATCTTCATTTCGAAATTAAGAACGCAAATGTCCTTCATAACCCATCCGGTTCAGGCCAGTATTGGGGGTATACTCCCGGAAATGCGAACACCTACGGTTACCAAGACCCATATGCCTATATAGTTTCGCCCGCCAACCAGGTAGCGGTGTCTTGCGATATTGCTCAGGCGCCGACCGTCACAACCAACCCGGCAACCGGCATAAGCCAAAACAGTGCGACGCTGAACGCCACGGTAAACCCGAATGGCGCAAGCACTATGGGAGGATTTCAGTACGGAACGACCTCAGCCTACGGCTCGATAGTTACTTTCGCCGACGCAGGATCAGGTACTTCTGCCATCAGTCGCAGCAGCACCGTCTCGGGCCTTGCATGTGGAACCCAATACCACTTTCGGGCATACGCCTTGAACTCGGCAGGTACAACGTTTGGAAACAACCAAACGTTCACCACCAGTGCCTGCCCCGTCCAGGCGCCAACGGCTAGCACCAATCCTGCAACGAGTATCGGGCAAAACGCGGCGACCCTGAACGCCTCGATCAACCCGAATGGCGCCAGCACCTCGTACTGGTTCGAGTACGGACTCACGACCAGCTACGGCTCCACCACGCCAAGTCAGAGTGCGGGCTCCGGCACCTCCAGTGTTAGCGGCAGTCGGTCCATTTCTGGCCTGCAGTGCGGCACTACGTACAACTTCCGCGTACGTGCCAGCAACTCCGGCGGCACCAGCAATGGAAGCAACCGAACCTTCACCACCAGTGCCTGCCCGGTCGACGCGCCAACGGTGACTACCAATCCTGCAACGAGTATCGGGCAAAACGCGGCGACCCTGAACGCCTCGATCAACCCGAATGGTGCCAGTACGACTTACCGATTCGACTTTGGAACCACGACCAACTACGACTCCGACACGACAAGTCAGAGTGCGGGCTCCGGCACCTCCAGTGTCAGCGGCAGTCAAGTCATTTCTGGCCTACATTGTGGCACTACGTACCATTTCCGCGTACGTGCCAGCAACTCTGGCGGCACCAGCATTGGAAGCAACCGAACCTTCACTACCAGTGCCTGCCCGGTCGACGCGCCAACCACACCAAGTAATCTTTCGGCCATAGATGTTGAGCCCACATCGGCTCGCCTTGTCTGGGAGGCCTCAACGGACAACAGCGGCTCTGGGCTGGCGGGGTACAAGATCGAGTATTGCACCGGAGCTGAATGCTCAGACTTTGTCGAGATCGGCACCGCCGGCAGCACAGACGTAACTATTGAACCCCTGAGTCCCGATAGGACCTACCGCTTGCGCGTTCGAGCCTATGACAACGATGGTAACCACAGCGAATATTCCAACATCGTCAGCTTTACCACCCCGCTACCCGAGGTTACACCGGTCCAACTACAAAATGGTGTCGCCGTACACGAGCTCAGTGGTGACCAGGGCAGCCAGCAATTCTTCAGTATCGAAATCCCTGCCGATCGCACCGAGCTGCGCGTGGAAATCTGGGGGGGCAGCGGCGGCATTGTCGACCTCTACGTCCGCCACGGGCAGGTGCCCACCTTGGATAATTGGGACTGCCGACCGTACTTATGGGGCAGCGAGGAAACCTGTGTCGCAACGAATCCTCAGGCCGGTACGCATTATGTGATGATCCATGGATACGAGGCGTACACGGGTCTATCCCTGCGGGCAACCTACACCCCAGCGCAGGGCGCCGTGTGCGGCCCCGACGACGACCATACCGTCACCGCCGGTCCGCAACCGGGCGCCACCAAGGAAGTGGCCGGCTGCCGTTCAATCTTCGTGGAGAACGGGGTGATCGTGCCGGCCACGGGTAGCCTGGAACTGGTCGCGCGCGAGCGCATCGTGTTCCGGCCAGGTGTCCGGGTTGTTGCGGGTGGCCAGTTGTCGGCCCGAGTAGATTCGACTTATCCATCGTCTGCGTCCCCGGCATTGGCCGAACAGGGTTCGGTGGCCGTGGGAGCGCCGGGCGCAGAATCTACGCGGGCCACTCGGTGGTGGATACCCGAAGCCGACGATGCCCGCAGGCGTGAAGGCGTGGCAGCTACAGCGACCGAGGAACGCGCCGGTGCTCCGATTTCGATCGGGGACGGCGATCCGGGCAGCGTTGAGGAAAGCGATTTGACCGCACCGGCCGGGCTCGACGCGATACCCGGCGATGGCTCGGTGGCGCTGCGCTGGGAAACCGTGCCGGAAGCCGACAGGTACCATGTGTATTGGTCGCGGAATCCCGGCATTCACCCGTTCACGGCTGCTTCTTACGAGGGTTTCCTGGGGAATGTGCCCGACGCGCGAGCGATCGTCGCCGACCTGGAGAACGATCGCGACTACTTCTTCGTAGTCACCGCCACCCGCGGGGGCCGCGAGAGTGCGGCCAGCATCGAAGTCGGCGCGACTCCGGAAGCAGGTCCGGTGCTGATTGCCGGCCGCTACGCTTTGGAAGCGCTCGACGCCCCCACCGTGGTGGATCTCGACACCGGGCTCGAATGGCGGCGCTGTGCGCTGGGCCAACAGTGGGATGGCGCTGCCTGCACCGGTTCCGCCGGTTCCTACAGCCACGCTGAGGCCCAGCAGGCAACGGCCGCGTTCAACCGCTCGCGTGCGTCGGAAGAACCCGAATGGCGGTTGCCCGAGGTCGGAGAACTCCAGGGGCTCGTGTACTGCACCAGCGGCACTCCCGCGCACTTCCCCGATGGCACCGGGTGCTGGGGCAGCCATGGCATTCCGACGCTGGAGCCCACGGTGTTCCCCACCGGCTCCGCCGCCGGCGGCTGGTTCTGGTCGCGCTCCACTCACACTGATGGCCAGGCCTGGGGCGTGGACTTCAACCGCGGCACCGCCCAGCCCTACCAGGCTTCCGCCTTCAGCGGCGTGAGGCTGGTGCGGCCGGCTTCCCCGGCAGGCGACCAATGA
- a CDS encoding tail fiber domain-containing protein, which translates to MKHEGTLVQRSAVAFAAAGVAALLATLTLPHPVHAQTDALVLEANGNVGIGVDDPVRQLHLQGDNAAFRMDRDRDGAAFFLVRTDSNWNPWKAFQVGVVASGPNNGAFIINDLGQAVGGYGLNRMMISNDGSVTFPGTVHAHSVVETSSERHKQNIEAIGDPGAALQRLRGVRFTWKESGQASLGLIAEEVAEVFPELVTRGDEGGLVEALNYSALVPVLIEGFKTQQAELTSYQAEVAAQRDQIDRLERRLAELEAIEVRLSQIEGRLVERDIHMAAMPKP; encoded by the coding sequence ATGAAACACGAAGGAACCCTCGTTCAGCGGAGTGCGGTTGCATTTGCGGCTGCCGGCGTCGCTGCGCTTCTCGCAACACTCACCCTTCCGCACCCTGTCCATGCACAGACCGATGCACTGGTTCTGGAGGCTAATGGAAACGTAGGAATCGGAGTGGATGATCCAGTACGGCAGCTGCACCTGCAGGGTGACAACGCGGCATTCCGGATGGACCGCGATCGCGATGGGGCGGCGTTTTTCTTGGTGCGAACCGATTCGAACTGGAATCCCTGGAAGGCCTTCCAAGTCGGCGTGGTCGCCTCGGGTCCAAATAACGGAGCGTTTATCATCAATGACCTAGGCCAAGCCGTAGGAGGCTACGGATTGAATCGAATGATGATCTCCAACGATGGATCCGTCACCTTCCCCGGGACGGTTCACGCGCACTCCGTTGTGGAAACCAGCTCGGAGCGTCACAAGCAGAATATCGAAGCGATCGGAGATCCCGGGGCGGCCCTTCAGCGGTTGCGTGGCGTGAGATTCACCTGGAAGGAATCGGGCCAGGCTTCGCTCGGACTGATTGCCGAGGAAGTGGCTGAGGTGTTTCCTGAACTCGTTACCCGCGGCGACGAAGGTGGGCTGGTGGAAGCCTTGAATTACTCCGCCCTCGTTCCAGTACTCATCGAGGGCTTCAAGACCCAGCAGGCTGAATTAACGAGCTATCAAGCCGAAGTTGCCGCACAGCGGGACCAGATCGACCGTCTTGAGCGCCGTCTCGCCGAACTCGAGGCGATCGAGGTTCGCCTGAGTCAGATTGAGGGGCGACTGGTCGAACGCGACATCCATATGGCGGCCATGCCCAAACCTTGA
- a CDS encoding class I SAM-dependent methyltransferase — protein sequence MADQGAEGVLSPWLQRRRFAAALPYLTGRVLDVGCGSGALAGRLKADRYYGTDVDPESLELARSRFPNYVFSSQLPALDERFDTVVALAVIEHDAEPGDFLKRLTAYMRDSNSRLVVTTPHPSMDWIHDVGAAIGLFSKHANEEHEGLLDRATLVRAGAVAGLRLSSYRRFLFSANQIAVFQKEDR from the coding sequence ATGGCGGATCAGGGTGCGGAAGGGGTCTTGTCTCCTTGGTTGCAGAGACGGCGGTTCGCGGCGGCATTGCCCTACTTGACCGGGCGGGTGTTGGATGTGGGTTGCGGTTCTGGGGCCCTGGCGGGTCGGTTGAAGGCGGACCGATATTACGGGACCGATGTCGACCCGGAGTCATTGGAACTAGCGCGCTCGCGATTTCCTAATTATGTCTTCTCTTCTCAACTGCCGGCGTTGGATGAACGCTTTGATACGGTGGTGGCGCTGGCCGTGATCGAACATGACGCTGAGCCCGGTGATTTCCTCAAGCGTCTAACCGCTTACATGCGAGATTCAAATTCGCGCTTGGTTGTCACCACGCCGCATCCGTCCATGGACTGGATTCACGACGTGGGGGCGGCGATTGGCTTGTTTAGTAAACACGCTAATGAGGAGCATGAAGGCCTGCTTGATCGTGCAACCCTCGTCCGTGCGGGAGCCGTTGCGGGGCTGCGCCTGAGCTCCTATCGTCGTTTTCTATTCAGCGCTAATCAAATAGCGGTTTTTCAAAAGGAGGACCGATGA
- a CDS encoding glycosyltransferase family 2 protein, which yields MKLIIQIPCYNEAETLGVALSSLPRKVQGFDSVEWLVIDDGSTDDTVRVACEHGVDHVVWHTDNQGLARGFMTGLEAGLQRGADVIVNTDADNQYNADDIPALVAPILAGEAEIVVGARPIETIEHFSPVKRVLQKLGSWVVRMASGTDIPDAPSGFRAISRSAAQRLMVFSDYTYTLETIIQAGQKNMAIASVPVRVNGDLRPSRLVKSIPSYILRSIVTIVRIFVVYRPFRFFATTGAVLFGAGVLIGLRFVWKWLGGEGEGHIQSLILAGALLVMGFQTILIAFVADLIAANRKLLEELRFHTRRDVGRGTAVEGRGTVR from the coding sequence TTGAAGCTTATTATCCAGATTCCCTGCTACAACGAGGCCGAGACGCTCGGTGTCGCCCTCTCGTCCCTGCCGCGGAAGGTGCAGGGTTTCGATTCGGTTGAGTGGTTAGTGATCGACGATGGCAGCACGGATGACACGGTCCGGGTGGCCTGCGAACACGGCGTTGATCACGTGGTATGGCACACCGACAACCAGGGCTTGGCGCGGGGCTTTATGACCGGCCTGGAAGCCGGCTTGCAACGCGGTGCGGATGTGATCGTGAATACCGATGCAGACAACCAGTACAACGCGGACGACATCCCCGCCCTGGTGGCGCCGATACTCGCCGGGGAGGCGGAGATCGTGGTCGGGGCGCGCCCGATCGAAACCATCGAGCACTTCTCGCCAGTCAAGAGGGTTCTGCAGAAGCTTGGTAGTTGGGTAGTGCGCATGGCGAGCGGAACCGATATTCCGGACGCGCCGAGCGGGTTTCGCGCGATCAGTCGGAGCGCGGCGCAACGGCTGATGGTCTTTAGCGACTACACCTACACGCTGGAGACGATCATCCAGGCAGGCCAGAAGAACATGGCGATCGCCTCGGTACCCGTGCGAGTCAACGGAGATCTTCGTCCCTCCCGGCTGGTGAAGAGCATACCGTCCTACATCCTACGCAGTATCGTCACCATTGTCCGGATCTTTGTGGTCTATCGCCCATTCCGTTTCTTTGCGACGACTGGCGCGGTGCTGTTTGGTGCTGGTGTGTTGATCGGGTTGCGGTTTGTCTGGAAATGGCTGGGTGGCGAAGGCGAAGGACATATTCAGTCGCTGATCTTGGCTGGCGCTTTGCTCGTGATGGGCTTTCAGACGATTCTCATTGCGTTCGTGGCCGACCTGATTGCGGCTAACCGGAAGTTGCTGGAGGAGTTGCGGTTTCATACGCGTCGTGATGTCGGTCGTGGGACGGCGGTTGAGGGGCGCGGAACAGTCCGGTAG